Proteins found in one Miscanthus floridulus cultivar M001 chromosome 4, ASM1932011v1, whole genome shotgun sequence genomic segment:
- the LOC136549674 gene encoding LOW QUALITY PROTEIN: U-box domain-containing protein 33-like (The sequence of the model RefSeq protein was modified relative to this genomic sequence to represent the inferred CDS: inserted 2 bases in 1 codon; deleted 1 base in 1 codon) yields the protein MATATAGSSSPPTPHADDSPEPSFPAEKVYVAVGREVAESRATLLWALHKFPQGAFVLLHVYSPPKFLPFLGARIPAAQVREQELAAHKEMELQRISDSLDQYLLLCAQEKIHAEKLVVESDDVAQGLVDLISELHVTKLVMGAAADKHYTKKMKILKSRKARFVEHQADPLCKIWFICKGTLVYRRKAVQLSHEEMQECRQSSGVIHNSVEKSVSLSEMWCVASTWLCKSIREPQIERTTSDPSYISGKDNIKESYDXPAVNFQHFLKELESARREAYEEKCRREEVERELYEAFQKAQASEILYLRELKQKNELEEKLTTIMEEIESLTIRTDELCLKLQGEREQRIVLEKRGAHSDRIIKELMLQRDKALREAEKLRAKKGESTATAEGTMHITEFSYSEIKEATNDFDHSMKIGESVYGSVYKGFLRHTNIAIKKLNLESTQTQSQFNQEVEILSRVRHPNLVTLIGACKDAQALVYEYMPNGSLDDRLACKDNSKPLSWQLRIRIASNICSALIFLHSNKPHSIVHSDLKASNILLDGNNIAKLSGFGVCQILSDQFKATTTIYRYTHPKGSFVYIDPEYLISGDLTPLSDVYSFGIILLRLLTGRSGFGLLKEVQQAVEKGCLQAILDSSAGGWPAIYAEQLAQVGLRCCEIRRKHRPDLQTEVWTVLEPMLNSASTMLCSLSFKSVSEDLGGVPSYFICPIVQDVMRDPLIAADGFTYEAEAIREWLDSGHRTSPMTNLELSHRDLLPNHALRSAIQEWLQTNGD from the exons ATGGCTACCGCCACGGCCGGCTCCTCCTCGCCGCCCACGCCGCACGCCGATGATTCGCCGGAACCGTCGTTCCCCGCCGAGAAGGTGTACGTAGCGGTAGGGAGGGAGGTGGCTGAGTCCAGGGCCACGCTGCTCTGGGCGCTGCACAAGTTCCCCCAAGGCGCCTTCGTGCTGCTCCATGTCTACTCGCCTCCCAAGTTCCTTCCCTTCC TGGGTGCCAGGATTCCTGCTGCCCAGGTTAGGGAGCAGGAGCTAGCTGCACACAAGGAGATGGAACTACAGAGAATCAGTGACAGTTTGGACCAGTACCTACTCTTGTGTGCACAAGAAAAG ATACATGCTGAAAAGTTGGTGGTTGAATCAGATGATGTCGCACAGGGACTAGTGGACCTCATTTCTGAGCTTCATGTTACTAAACTTGTTATGGGGGCAGCAGCTGATAAGCATTATACAAA GAAAATGAAGATTCTGAAGTCCAGGAAAGCACGATTTGTAGAACATCAGGCAGATCCATTGTGCAAAATATGGTTTATCTGTAAAGGAACACTTGTTTACCGGAG GAAAGCCGTTCAACTTAGCCATGAAGAGATGCAGGAATGTAGACAAAGCTCTGGGGTCATACATAATTCAGTAGAAAAATCAGTAAGTTTGTCAGAAATGTGGTGTGTTGCCAGCACATGGCTATGCAAATCAATCAGGGAACCGCAGATTGAAAGGACTACTTCAGACCCATCCTACATTAGTGGCAAG GACAATATCAAGGAATCTTATGA TCCTGCAGTGAATTTCCAGCATTTCCTCAAGGAGTTAGAGAGTGCAAGgcgagaagcttatgaagaaaaATGCAGACGC GAGGAAGTGGAAAGAGAGTTGTATGAGGCTTTCCAGAAA GCACAAGCCTCAGAAATTTTGTACTTGAGAGAATTGAAGCAAAAGAATGAACTAGAAGAAAAGTTGACAACAATAATGGAAGAGATTGAGAGTCTCACAATAAGGACTGATGAGCTTTGCTTAAAACTTCAAGGGGAACGTGAGCAAAGAATTGTCCTGGAGAAGAGAGGTGCCCATTCTGACCGTATCATCAAGGAATTGATGTTGCAGCGTGACAAAGCGCTAAGAGAGGCAGAAAAACTACGTGCAAAGAAAGGAGAATCTACTGCAACTGCAGAGGGGACGATGCACATAACAGAGTTTTCCTACTCAGAAATTAAGGAAGCAACTAATGACTTTGACCACtcaatgaagattggagaaagtgTATATGGAAGTGTATACAAGGGCTTTCTTCGGCACACAAACATAGCCATAAAGAAATTGAATCTTGAAAGTACACAGACACAGTCACAGTTCAATCAAGAG GTGGAGATTCTTAGCAGGGTGCGGCATCCAAACCTTGTTACTCTTATAGGAGCATGCAAAGATGCTCAAGCTCTTGTCTatgagtacatgccaaatggaagcttggatgaTCGCCTGGCTTGCAAAGATAATTCCAAGCCTCTTAGTTGGCAATTACGGATCCGTATTGCTTCTAACATTTGCTCCGCACTCATTTTCCTCCATTCTAATAAGCCTCATAGCATTGTTCACAGTGATCTAAAAGCATCTAACATTCTTCTCGATGGAAACAATATAGCTAAACTCAGTGGCTTTGGTGTATGCCAAATATTATCTGATCAGTTCAAGGCCACAACGACTATATATCGTTATACCCACCCAAAGGGTTCTTTTGTGTATATTGATCCTGAATACCTTATCTCTGGTGACCTGACACCCCTATCTGATGTATATTCTTTTGGCATCATACTCCTGCGTCTTCTGACTGGAAGATCAGGATTTGGTCTACTGAAAGAAGTGCAACAGGCAGTGGAAAAGGGTTGTTTGCAAGCAATACTAGATTCATCTGCTGGCGGGTGGCCTGCCATTTATGCTGAGCAGTTGGCTCAGGTAGGTTTGAGATGCTGTGAAATAAGAAGGAAACATCGTCCTGATTTGCAAACAGAGGTTTGGACTGTACTAGAACCAATGTTGAACTCTGCTTCAACAATGCTGTGTTCATTGTCATTTAAGTCAGTATCAGAAGACCTTGGTGGTGTGCCATCCTACTTCATCTGTCCTATAGTACAG GATGTCATGCGGGACCCTCTAATTGCTGCAGATGGTTTTACCTACGAAGCCGAGGCTATAAGGGAATGGCTGGACAGTGGCCACCGTACATCACCTATGACAAACCTTGAGCTATCCCACCGTGATCTTTTGCCTAACCATGCTCTCCGCTCAGCAATTCAAGAGTGGCTGCAGACAAATGGAGATTAA